The nucleotide sequence AAGACCGGGGCCGCAAGGGCATCTGGACGGCCAAACAGTGCACCAAGTTCCTTACCGCTGCGGCGAACGACCGCCTGTACGCCGCGTGGGTGCTCGTCGTGGTGTGCGCCATGCGCCGCGGCGAACTGGCCGGACTGAAGTGGCCGAAGCTCGACCTGGAGAGTGGAGTGATCTACGTCCACTGGCAGCGCGCGGTGGCTAGCGGCGAGGTGGAGGGCGGCGTGATCGAGAAGGAGCCCAAGGGCAAGAGCAAGCGTTCGATCGCTATCGGCGCCGCGATAACGAAGGTGCTCTCGGAACACCTTCGCCGCCAGGAGAAGGAGATGGCCGAGGTGGGCGTGCTCTACAAGCAGAGGGGCTACGTCTTCTGCAAGGAGGACGGCTCGCCCTACCACCCGAAGTACTTCACCGACCGGTTCCGGGCCCTCTGCATCCAGGCTGGGGTACCGGTGATCGCGCTTCATGACGGTCGGCACTCGTCGGCGACGGTTGGAGCCGATAACGGGATCCCTCAGCACGCGATGCAGCGTCGCCTGGGACACGCGCAGTCGCGGACCACGCAGGAGTGGTACACCCACGTATTGCCGGAGGCGGAACGCGCGGCGGCGAAGATCATGGAACAGACCATCCTGGGTGAAGCGGCATGATCGGTGATCAGGTCTAGAGATCAGCTCTGGCTTGGGACCTGCTGCTCCTGAGCGGTGCTCCCAGCCGGGCGCAGGGCGGGTTCCCGAGACTTCGGGAACCCGCCCTGCTTGCTAACTCGCCGCCCCACTTGTCTTCTGCCATCATCCTCTCGGGAGGCGTCACTGGAGCGGTGACTTGATCTAGCAGACCTGCTGCGTCAGGCTGTCGGCGCGCAGCACTCGATCGACGATGACGGCAGGGGAATCGCCGCAAGGTGGGCGACGCGTAGAGGTGATCATGTTGGTAGCCCGGGGGCGAGCGCGCCAGGCGAAGGCTTGCGCCTTCTGCGGTCAATCGGGAGGGATGACCAAGGAACACGTCTGGCCGCGATGGCTTCACCCGTACCTCGACAACCCGAATCCAAACAGGTACGTACACCAGGCAGGTTTCCGGCGGAGTGATGCCGAGACCTTTACCGAGATGCCGACGGTGGTGACCGAGCGGCAGGGCTCGGTCCTGACGTTGGTCGCGCGCGAGGTTTGCCAGATCTGTAACAACGGTTGGATGAGTCAGCTTGAGCAGCGGGTGGGGCCCACGATCTCAGAGCTGATCGAATCAGCCGGCAGCAGAACGCCGCTGGCGATCCCGCCTGATCGAGCAGCCGACCTTGCCGCATGGGCGATCAAGACGGCCTGGATGCGGGAGCTTTCTACGCCGTCACCTCCGGTGACAACTCTCGCAATGCGTCGACGACTCCAGCAGACCGAACTGCCGCCCGAATACAGCGCCGTTTGGTTGGGGCGACATGTCGGCGAACGCGACTTCTCGCTTCCGCAAGCCACCTTGGGAATTACTCGGACAGACCGT is from Micromonospora sp. WMMD1102 and encodes:
- a CDS encoding tyrosine-type recombinase/integrase, with amino-acid sequence MAVHFDPKRRNWYFVIDLPRGEDGKRKQMKRRGFKDEKQAIREEGLAVKQFGKTELAADGTVAAELVHWLEERELDVAATTLGNYRNAIMKYIIPRLGALQLYDLDKRAINDLYRHLLKKGGRKGTGLSAETVRHVHRTLKKALQDLGIVIEGVRQPQPSEREDRGRKGIWTAKQCTKFLTAAANDRLYAAWVLVVVCAMRRGELAGLKWPKLDLESGVIYVHWQRAVASGEVEGGVIEKEPKGKSKRSIAIGAAITKVLSEHLRRQEKEMAEVGVLYKQRGYVFCKEDGSPYHPKYFTDRFRALCIQAGVPVIALHDGRHSSATVGADNGIPQHAMQRRLGHAQSRTTQEWYTHVLPEAERAAAKIMEQTILGEAA